The following are encoded together in the Pseudomonas sp. IB20 genome:
- a CDS encoding TonB-dependent receptor plug domain-containing protein, producing the protein MGRYNKHALYTAILSANLLTAVGFNPVQAAETAAGDAPKLDTVIVTGTRAQERTASASLSPIDVISGETLRSTGSDELGAVLARLIPSINFPRPSLVDGAELVRPAQLRGLSPDQVLVLVNGKRRHTSAFVNLGGAVGRGSAPADLNAIPLSAVDHVEVLRDGASARYGSDAIAGVINVILKHDDHGGSVSTQFGEYKKGDGIQRNVSGNTGFALGDNGFINVSGEGADNDYTNRAGDDLRPGSVGSTTYGQRVFRQGEPATNEGKFQFNSEYSFNDAAEFYTFGGYSKRRGETAAFYRASNASNNIRALNPNGYLPLIKGNLEDTSLVVGLRGLLAYDWHYDLSANYGKNQYALSTETINTSLGLATPRKFDNGTLSNDQKQISLDLSREFDVGFLPYPVSVAFGGEYLRQGYEIEAGEPASYYQTGSSGLGGFRDADAGSSSRHNWAQYLDLETNFTEKLSASAAVRHEDYSDFGSNVSGSLSARYDFTPHVALRGSISNGFRAPSLAQQNFAYTSSQLIGSTIQEAGTFPANSKVARLLGAEDLKAEKSRNYSLGLVLEPADDLTVTVDVYRIDIRDRISLSSNLTLNPATVAYLQANGVGNINYTTARYFTNATDTSTDGVDLVANYRYQFDNGIRWNSTVGYNYNHTKVTDVKPNPAILDSLGANLVRVDRRERIGLLGDTTPQHKLSLGNDFTYGNWALHSNLVRYGEFTSYQADKVNDQTFKAAWVLDLSADYKLKNWTFTLGGDNVTDKYPEKVNAYASSGGNLAYSTFSPYGYSGAFYYGKVAYNW; encoded by the coding sequence ATGGGGCGCTACAACAAGCACGCGCTGTACACAGCGATTTTGTCGGCTAATTTGCTGACCGCTGTGGGATTCAATCCAGTCCAGGCGGCCGAAACAGCGGCTGGCGACGCACCAAAACTCGACACCGTGATCGTCACCGGCACCCGCGCCCAAGAGCGCACCGCCAGTGCTTCGCTGTCGCCCATCGATGTGATCTCCGGCGAAACCCTGCGCAGCACCGGCTCCGATGAGCTGGGTGCGGTGTTGGCGCGCTTGATTCCGTCGATCAACTTCCCACGCCCAAGCCTGGTGGATGGCGCCGAACTGGTGCGCCCTGCGCAGTTGCGCGGCTTGTCGCCGGACCAGGTGTTGGTGCTGGTCAACGGTAAACGTCGCCACACCAGTGCCTTCGTCAACCTCGGCGGCGCCGTGGGCCGAGGCTCGGCACCGGCGGACTTGAATGCCATCCCGCTGTCGGCGGTCGATCATGTCGAAGTGCTGCGCGATGGCGCGTCCGCGCGTTATGGCTCGGATGCAATTGCCGGGGTGATCAACGTGATCCTCAAGCACGACGACCACGGCGGTTCGGTCTCGACCCAGTTCGGTGAGTACAAGAAGGGCGACGGCATCCAGCGCAATGTCAGCGGCAATACCGGGTTTGCCTTGGGCGACAACGGCTTTATTAACGTCTCCGGCGAAGGTGCCGACAACGACTACACCAACCGCGCCGGTGACGATTTGCGCCCGGGCAGCGTAGGCTCCACCACCTACGGCCAGCGCGTATTCCGTCAGGGCGAGCCGGCCACCAATGAAGGCAAGTTCCAGTTCAACTCTGAATACTCCTTCAACGATGCAGCCGAGTTCTACACCTTCGGCGGCTACAGCAAGCGGCGCGGCGAGACGGCGGCGTTCTACCGTGCGAGCAATGCGTCCAATAACATCCGCGCACTCAACCCCAATGGCTACCTGCCGCTGATCAAGGGCAACCTGGAAGACACCTCATTGGTCGTCGGCCTGCGTGGCTTGCTGGCCTACGACTGGCATTACGACCTGTCGGCCAACTACGGCAAAAACCAATACGCGTTGAGCACTGAAACCATCAACACCTCGCTGGGCCTGGCCACCCCGCGCAAGTTCGACAACGGCACCCTGAGCAACGACCAGAAACAAATCAGCCTGGACCTGTCGCGCGAATTCGACGTGGGCTTCCTGCCGTATCCGGTTTCCGTGGCGTTTGGCGGCGAATACCTACGCCAAGGCTATGAAATCGAAGCCGGTGAGCCTGCGTCCTACTACCAGACCGGCAGCTCGGGCCTGGGCGGTTTCCGTGATGCCGACGCTGGCAGCAGCTCGCGGCACAACTGGGCCCAGTACCTGGACCTGGAAACCAACTTCACCGAAAAACTCAGCGCTTCGGCCGCCGTGCGGCATGAGGACTACAGCGACTTCGGCTCCAACGTCAGCGGCTCGCTGTCGGCGCGTTATGACTTCACCCCACACGTAGCGTTGCGTGGCAGCATTTCCAACGGCTTCCGCGCGCCTTCGCTGGCCCAGCAGAACTTTGCCTACACCTCGTCACAATTGATCGGCAGCACCATTCAGGAAGCGGGCACGTTCCCGGCCAACAGCAAGGTGGCCCGCCTGCTGGGCGCTGAAGACCTGAAGGCCGAGAAGTCGCGCAACTACAGCCTTGGCCTGGTGCTGGAGCCGGCGGATGACCTGACTGTGACAGTCGACGTCTACCGCATCGACATCCGCGACCGCATCAGCCTGTCGTCCAACCTCACGCTCAACCCGGCGACGGTGGCTTACCTGCAAGCCAATGGTGTGGGCAACATCAACTACACCACCGCGCGTTACTTCACCAATGCCACCGACACCAGCACCGACGGCGTCGACCTGGTGGCCAACTATCGCTATCAGTTCGATAACGGCATCCGCTGGAACAGCACCGTGGGCTACAACTACAACCACACCAAAGTGACCGACGTGAAACCCAACCCGGCCATTCTGGACAGCCTGGGTGCCAACCTGGTGCGGGTGGACCGTCGCGAGCGCATCGGTTTGCTCGGTGATACCACGCCGCAGCACAAACTCAGCCTGGGTAACGACTTCACCTACGGCAATTGGGCGCTGCACAGCAACCTGGTGCGCTATGGTGAATTCACCAGTTACCAGGCGGACAAGGTCAACGACCAGACCTTCAAGGCGGCGTGGGTGTTGGACCTGTCGGCGGATTACAAGTTGAAGAACTGGACCTTCACGTTGGGCGGCGACAACGTCACCGACAAATACCCGGAAAAGGTCAATGCCTACGCCAGCAGCGGCGGCAACCTCGCCTATAGCACTTTTTCGCCGTACGGTTACAGCGGTGCGTTCTATTACGGTAAAGTTGCTTACAACTGGTAA
- a CDS encoding sn-glycerol-3-phosphate transporter, translating to MKYFYSGLLLMAQAATALASEATAKDDKGFWYAQTSVYTQHFSPDPKHNNNQDLINLERNEASGLVYGGATFRNSFSQRSYYVYAGKRYDLGDSPFYVKVTAGALQGYRGKYRDKIPLNRFGVAPAIIPSVGVNFGPVASELVLLGFNAAMLTAGVRF from the coding sequence ATGAAGTACTTTTATTCCGGCTTGCTGCTTATGGCACAAGCCGCCACCGCCTTGGCCTCTGAGGCTACCGCCAAAGACGATAAGGGCTTCTGGTATGCCCAGACGAGCGTCTACACCCAGCACTTTTCACCGGACCCCAAGCACAACAACAACCAGGATTTGATCAACCTGGAACGCAACGAAGCGTCCGGGCTGGTGTATGGCGGGGCGACCTTTCGCAACTCGTTCAGCCAGCGTTCATATTACGTTTACGCAGGCAAACGCTACGACCTTGGCGATTCGCCGTTCTACGTGAAGGTGACTGCAGGCGCGCTTCAGGGGTATCGCGGCAAGTACCGAGACAAAATCCCCCTCAACCGCTTTGGCGTGGCACCGGCGATCATCCCCTCGGTGGGCGTGAACTTCGGCCCGGTGGCCAGCGAGTTGGTGTTGCTGGGCTTTAATGCGGCGATGCTGACGGCGGGGGTGCGTTTCTGA
- a CDS encoding CDP-6-deoxy-delta-3,4-glucoseen reductase, producing the protein MRVTLQPSGAVLELVPGERILEGARRLGYECPQACRNGVCHVCAALLVEGRVQQAGEVRDHGEFYTCIAEPLEDCIVLWDGVLAPGELPLRKLSCQLSECVEVGGDVWRVRLRAPAGKAVRYHAGQYLMIERENGEKSAFSLASAPHAGRELELHVLVREDSARSLIEQLQRNQMARIELPFGDTHLAELPDGPLVLIAAGTGMAQMHSLIEHCRASGFKHPVHLYWGVRRPEDFYEIEHWDQWKQLPNLFLHKVVSDLCGWEGRCGLLHEAVCEDISDLKAVHVYASGSPAMIYGTLDALVDAGMDAHQMRADVFAYAPRP; encoded by the coding sequence ATGCGTGTAACCCTGCAACCTTCCGGCGCGGTACTGGAACTTGTCCCTGGCGAGCGAATCCTCGAAGGCGCGCGCCGCCTGGGCTACGAGTGCCCGCAAGCGTGCCGCAATGGTGTGTGTCATGTGTGCGCGGCATTGCTGGTGGAAGGCCGGGTGCAGCAAGCCGGTGAGGTGCGTGACCATGGTGAGTTCTACACCTGCATCGCCGAGCCGCTGGAAGATTGCATCGTGTTATGGGATGGCGTGTTGGCGCCGGGAGAGTTGCCGTTGCGCAAGTTGTCGTGCCAATTGAGTGAGTGCGTGGAAGTCGGTGGCGATGTATGGCGCGTGCGCTTGCGGGCTCCGGCCGGCAAAGCAGTGCGTTACCACGCCGGGCAATACCTGATGATCGAGCGGGAGAATGGCGAAAAGTCGGCGTTCTCCCTGGCCTCGGCGCCCCACGCCGGGCGTGAGCTGGAGTTGCATGTGCTGGTCCGCGAGGACAGCGCCCGCAGCCTGATTGAGCAACTGCAGCGTAATCAGATGGCCCGTATCGAGCTGCCGTTTGGTGATACCCACCTGGCCGAGCTGCCAGACGGGCCGTTGGTGCTGATCGCCGCCGGCACCGGCATGGCGCAAATGCACAGCCTGATTGAGCATTGTCGCGCCTCTGGCTTCAAACACCCGGTGCACCTGTACTGGGGCGTGCGTCGCCCGGAAGACTTCTACGAAATCGAGCACTGGGACCAATGGAAGCAACTGCCTAACTTGTTCCTGCACAAAGTCGTCAGCGACCTGTGCGGTTGGGAAGGGCGTTGCGGGTTGCTGCATGAAGCAGTGTGCGAAGACATCAGCGACCTCAAGGCCGTGCACGTCTACGCCAGTGGTTCACCGGCGATGATCTACGGCACCTTGGATGCGCTGGTCGATGCTGGCATGGACGCGCACCAGATGCGCGCCGATGTCTTCGCCTACGCGCCGCGCCCTTAA
- the ubiD gene encoding 4-hydroxy-3-polyprenylbenzoate decarboxylase has product MKFKDLRDFVQQLEQRGELKRIQVPVSPVLEMTEICDRTLRNKGPALLFEKPTGFDIPVLGNLFGTPDRVAFGMGAESVSELREIGKLLAFLKEPEPPKGLKDAWSKLPIFRKIIAMAPKVVKDAVCQEVVIEGDDVDLAMLPVQTCWPGDVGPLITWGLTVTKGPNKDRQNLGIYRQQVIGRNKVIMRWLSHRGGALDFREWCEKHPGKPFPVSVALGADPATILGAVTPVPDSLSEYAFAGLLRGNRTELVKCRGNDLQVPATAEIILEGVIHPGEMADEGPYGDHTGYYNEVDSFPVFTVERITHRIKPIYHSTYTGRPPDEPAILGVALNEVFVPILQKQFPEITDFYLPPEGCSYRMAIVTMKKSYPGHAKRVMLGVWSFLRQFMYTKFVIVTDDDINARDWNDVIWAITTRMDPKRDTVMIDNTPIDYLDFASPVSGLGSKMGLDATHKWPGETTREWGRVIVKDEAVTARVDAMWKELGID; this is encoded by the coding sequence ATGAAATTCAAGGATCTTCGGGATTTCGTGCAGCAACTTGAGCAGCGCGGAGAGTTGAAACGCATCCAGGTGCCGGTTTCCCCGGTACTGGAAATGACTGAGATTTGCGACCGTACCCTGCGCAACAAGGGCCCGGCGCTGCTGTTCGAAAAACCGACCGGCTTTGATATCCCGGTGCTCGGCAACCTGTTCGGCACCCCGGATCGCGTCGCCTTCGGCATGGGCGCTGAATCGGTCAGCGAACTGCGCGAGATCGGCAAGCTGCTGGCCTTTCTCAAGGAGCCCGAGCCACCCAAGGGCCTGAAGGACGCCTGGTCGAAGCTGCCGATCTTCCGCAAGATCATTGCCATGGCGCCTAAAGTGGTCAAAGACGCCGTGTGCCAGGAAGTGGTCATCGAAGGCGATGACGTCGACCTGGCCATGCTCCCGGTGCAAACCTGCTGGCCCGGCGATGTCGGCCCGCTGATCACCTGGGGCCTGACCGTTACCAAAGGCCCGAACAAGGATCGTCAGAACCTCGGCATCTACCGTCAGCAAGTGATTGGCCGCAACAAGGTCATCATGCGCTGGTTGAGCCACCGTGGCGGCGCCCTGGACTTCCGTGAATGGTGCGAAAAGCACCCCGGCAAGCCATTCCCGGTGTCCGTGGCCTTGGGCGCTGACCCGGCGACCATCCTCGGCGCCGTTACGCCTGTGCCCGACAGCCTGTCCGAATACGCCTTCGCCGGCCTGTTGCGCGGCAACCGTACCGAACTGGTGAAGTGCCGCGGCAACGACCTGCAAGTGCCGGCCACTGCGGAAATCATCCTCGAAGGTGTGATTCATCCGGGCGAAATGGCCGATGAAGGCCCTTACGGCGACCACACCGGCTACTACAACGAAGTCGACAGCTTCCCGGTGTTCACCGTCGAGCGCATCACCCACCGAATCAAACCGATCTATCACAGCACCTACACCGGCCGCCCGCCGGATGAGCCGGCCATTCTCGGCGTGGCACTCAACGAAGTGTTCGTGCCGATCCTGCAAAAGCAGTTCCCGGAGATCACCGACTTCTACCTGCCGCCCGAAGGCTGCTCGTACCGCATGGCCATCGTGACCATGAAGAAGTCGTACCCAGGCCATGCCAAGCGGGTAATGCTCGGTGTGTGGTCGTTTTTACGACAGTTCATGTACACCAAGTTCGTTATCGTCACCGACGACGACATCAATGCACGGGACTGGAACGACGTGATTTGGGCCATCACCACGCGCATGGACCCCAAGCGCGACACGGTGATGATCGACAACACGCCGATCGACTACCTCGACTTCGCTTCGCCGGTGTCGGGCCTGGGCTCGAAGATGGGCCTGGATGCTACCCACAAATGGCCGGGTGAAACCACTCGCGAGTGGGGCCGGGTGATCGTCAAGGATGAAGCCGTGACTGCTCGTGTCGATGCGATGTGGAAAGAATTGGGAATAGATTGA
- a CDS encoding acyltransferase family protein, which translates to MTALAYRRDIDGLRAIAVLAVVLFHFGVPGVTGGFVGVDVFFVISGFLITSIIWRERETGRFSFLDFWARRARRILPALIVMMLASLVVGWFLMAPKDYEELGRSIHNQAIFISNLFFMRQDGYFDTASDMKPMLHTWSLSVEEQFYIAFPLLLVLLSSRLKQWRGALFVLLLVSFAASVWAVSHEPEKAFFLLPMRAWELLAGAMLAVLPVRTQRVSPRLAQAVSLIGLGLILVAVLGYDADTAFPGATALLPVLGVVGLIWANGQHTTLVGRLLGSRVLVGIGLISYSWYLWHWPVLVFGKYASIFGLAPWELTALFFLSLLLGYGSWRFVEGPFRERRLLAGSRSVLVAGVMALVGLGLAGKGLVWSDGFAERLSPQALQFAQAHTWSPKLMSCLGDDKKNTHREPCHFGPQTSAARALVWGDSHASALIPALSDASSRYDFSITQAGYAGCLPFYRKENTPGCRAFNEHVTQLLSREQFSDVVLVARWSLYVYGERSGDTGASIHDPATGKYDRAIAQQLFADGLSALVQQIRASGHRVWLVKEVPLQDFNVPYRLARLAMLGRPTDKEGLPLAEHLERQAYISRVFERIAAADSGVRVLDPAPKLCDVNGWCRVELDGHSLYTDDNHLSIAGSRLVEGFLEPFFHALRNTSTESDVSRTDVQ; encoded by the coding sequence ATGACTGCGCTTGCTTACCGAAGAGACATTGACGGCCTGCGTGCCATCGCTGTCCTGGCTGTTGTGCTTTTCCACTTTGGGGTTCCAGGCGTTACCGGCGGCTTTGTCGGCGTTGATGTGTTCTTTGTGATTTCAGGTTTCCTGATCACCTCGATCATCTGGCGCGAACGCGAAACCGGGCGTTTCAGTTTCCTCGATTTTTGGGCTCGACGCGCCCGGCGTATCCTGCCGGCGCTGATTGTCATGATGCTGGCGTCATTGGTGGTCGGCTGGTTTCTGATGGCGCCCAAGGACTACGAAGAGTTGGGGCGCTCGATTCACAATCAGGCGATTTTCATCTCTAACCTGTTCTTCATGCGTCAGGACGGCTACTTCGATACGGCCTCCGACATGAAGCCGATGCTGCATACCTGGTCGCTGTCGGTTGAAGAGCAGTTCTACATCGCATTTCCGCTGCTGCTGGTGTTGCTGTCGAGCCGGCTGAAGCAATGGCGTGGTGCTTTGTTTGTGCTGTTGCTGGTTTCATTTGCGGCGAGCGTGTGGGCGGTCTCTCATGAGCCTGAAAAGGCCTTTTTCCTGTTGCCTATGCGCGCCTGGGAGTTGTTGGCAGGCGCCATGCTGGCCGTCTTGCCGGTGCGTACTCAACGCGTAAGCCCGAGGCTGGCCCAGGCTGTCAGCCTGATCGGCCTGGGCCTGATTCTAGTGGCGGTATTGGGTTATGACGCCGACACGGCCTTCCCTGGGGCCACGGCCCTATTGCCGGTGTTGGGTGTGGTGGGCCTGATTTGGGCCAACGGCCAACACACGACGCTGGTCGGGCGGTTGCTGGGCAGTCGTGTATTGGTGGGCATAGGGCTGATTTCCTATTCCTGGTACCTGTGGCACTGGCCGGTGCTGGTGTTTGGCAAGTACGCCAGTATCTTTGGCCTGGCGCCCTGGGAGCTGACGGCGCTGTTCTTCTTGAGCCTGTTACTGGGTTATGGGTCCTGGCGGTTTGTCGAGGGGCCGTTTCGTGAGCGGCGCCTTTTAGCGGGGAGCCGGTCGGTCCTGGTTGCGGGTGTCATGGCCCTCGTAGGCCTGGGCCTGGCCGGCAAAGGCCTGGTCTGGTCGGATGGGTTTGCAGAGCGCTTGTCACCCCAAGCACTGCAGTTTGCCCAGGCGCATACTTGGAGCCCTAAGCTCATGAGTTGCCTGGGCGATGACAAGAAAAACACTCACCGTGAACCTTGCCATTTTGGCCCGCAAACGAGCGCGGCGCGGGCCCTGGTATGGGGTGACAGCCATGCCTCGGCGCTCATTCCGGCGCTAAGCGACGCTTCGAGCAGGTACGACTTCAGCATCACCCAGGCCGGTTACGCCGGTTGCCTGCCTTTCTACAGAAAAGAAAACACGCCCGGATGCAGAGCCTTCAACGAGCACGTCACCCAACTGCTGAGCCGCGAGCAGTTCAGTGATGTGGTGCTGGTCGCGCGTTGGAGCCTTTACGTTTATGGAGAGCGTTCCGGTGATACGGGCGCGTCCATTCATGACCCGGCGACCGGGAAGTATGACCGCGCCATCGCTCAACAACTGTTTGCCGACGGTTTGAGTGCGTTGGTGCAGCAAATTCGGGCCAGTGGCCACCGGGTATGGCTGGTCAAGGAAGTGCCGCTGCAGGACTTCAACGTCCCTTATCGGCTCGCCCGCTTGGCGATGTTGGGGCGCCCAACCGATAAAGAAGGCTTGCCACTGGCCGAACATCTGGAGCGCCAGGCTTATATAAGCCGCGTGTTTGAGCGAATCGCGGCGGCGGATTCAGGGGTTCGAGTTCTGGATCCGGCGCCTAAGCTGTGTGATGTGAACGGCTGGTGTCGGGTCGAGCTTGATGGCCACTCGCTCTATACCGATGACAACCACCTATCAATCGCGGGCTCGCGGCTTGTTGAGGGGTTCCTTGAACCCTTCTTCCACGCGCTGCGCAACACATCCACTGAATCAGATGTGAGTCGCACTGACGTGCAATAA
- the rho gene encoding transcription termination factor Rho encodes MNLTELKQKPITDLLQLAEEMGIENMARSRKQDVIFSLLKKHAKSGEEISGDGVLEILQDGFGFLRSADASYLAGPDDIYVSPSQIRRFNLRTGDTIVGKIRPPKEGERYFALLKVDTINFDRPENAKNKILFENLTPLFPTVRMKMEAGNGSTEDLTGRVIDLCAPIGKGQRGLIVAPPKAGKTIMLQNIAANIARNNPEVHLIVLLIDERPEEVTEMQRTVRGEVVASTFDEPPTRHVQVAEMVIEKAKRLVEHKKDVVILLDSITRLARAYNTVIPSSGKVLTGGVDAHALEKPKRFFGAARNIEEGGSLTIIATALVETGSKMDEVIYEEFKGTGNMELPLDRRIAEKRVFPAININRSGTRREELLTADDELQRMWILRKLLHPMDEVAAIEFLLDKLKATKTNDEFFLSMKRK; translated from the coding sequence ATGAATCTGACTGAACTCAAGCAAAAGCCGATTACCGACCTGCTCCAACTGGCCGAAGAAATGGGCATAGAAAATATGGCCCGTTCGCGCAAGCAGGACGTGATTTTCTCCCTGCTCAAAAAGCACGCGAAAAGCGGCGAGGAAATCTCCGGTGATGGCGTGCTGGAGATTCTCCAGGACGGCTTCGGCTTCCTCCGCTCCGCTGACGCTTCCTATCTCGCCGGCCCAGACGACATCTACGTCTCGCCGAGCCAGATCCGTCGCTTCAACTTGCGCACCGGTGACACCATCGTTGGCAAGATCCGTCCTCCGAAGGAAGGTGAGCGTTATTTCGCCCTGCTCAAGGTCGACACGATCAACTTCGATCGCCCCGAGAACGCGAAAAACAAGATTCTCTTTGAGAACCTGACGCCGCTGTTCCCGACCGTGCGCATGAAGATGGAAGCCGGTAACGGTTCCACCGAAGACTTGACCGGTCGTGTCATCGACCTGTGCGCCCCGATCGGTAAAGGCCAGCGCGGCCTGATCGTCGCACCGCCGAAAGCCGGTAAGACCATCATGCTGCAGAACATTGCAGCGAACATCGCCCGTAACAATCCTGAAGTTCACCTGATCGTGCTGTTGATCGATGAGCGTCCGGAAGAAGTAACCGAAATGCAGCGCACCGTGCGCGGCGAAGTGGTTGCCTCGACGTTCGATGAGCCGCCAACCCGCCACGTGCAGGTTGCCGAAATGGTGATCGAGAAGGCCAAGCGTCTGGTTGAGCACAAGAAAGACGTGGTGATCCTGCTCGACTCCATCACCCGTCTGGCCCGTGCCTACAACACCGTGATCCCGAGCTCCGGCAAGGTCCTCACCGGTGGTGTCGATGCCCACGCCCTGGAGAAACCAAAGCGTTTCTTCGGCGCCGCGCGGAACATCGAAGAAGGCGGCTCGCTGACCATTATCGCCACCGCGCTGGTTGAAACCGGCTCGAAGATGGACGAAGTGATCTACGAAGAGTTCAAGGGTACCGGCAACATGGAACTGCCTCTGGACCGCCGTATCGCGGAAAAGCGTGTGTTCCCTGCGATCAACATCAACCGCTCCGGCACCCGCCGCGAAGAGTTGCTGACCGCCGACGACGAACTGCAGCGCATGTGGATCCTGCGCAAGCTGCTGCACCCGATGGACGAAGTCGCCGCCATCGAGTTCTTGCTCGACAAGCTGAAAGCCACCAAGACCAACGACGAGTTCTTCTTGTCGATGAAGCGTAAGTAA
- the trxA gene encoding thioredoxin TrxA → MSNDLIKHVTDATFEAEVLKAAGPVLVDYWAEWCGPCKMIAPVLDDIATTYEGKVTIAKLNIDDNQDTPLKHGVRGIPTLMLFKNGNVEATKVGALSKSQLQAFLDANI, encoded by the coding sequence ATGAGCAACGATCTTATCAAGCACGTCACCGACGCGACCTTTGAGGCCGAAGTACTCAAGGCTGCTGGCCCGGTGCTGGTTGACTACTGGGCTGAATGGTGCGGCCCTTGCAAAATGATCGCTCCGGTTCTGGACGACATTGCAACCACCTACGAAGGCAAGGTAACCATTGCCAAGCTGAACATCGACGACAACCAGGATACCCCGCTCAAGCACGGCGTGCGTGGTATCCCGACGCTGATGCTGTTCAAGAACGGCAACGTCGAAGCCACTAAAGTGGGCGCGTTGTCGAAGTCTCAGTTGCAAGCTTTCCTCGACGCGAACATCTAA
- a CDS encoding FadR/GntR family transcriptional regulator — translation MNSIAQAVPEAALQAIRKLIKEQGFAAGDALPSQRDLAVQLGVSRASLREALSSLSALGVVSVQPGKGVFVQAADESPGFAWPFAAQATPLDIFQLRYALEGFAAGLAAVTLTVEELDGLQDNVEAMRKVLKAGDFEAAARLDFEFHQRILLASGNQAMVSILSASAEVFLESQKLPFIRPERAMETWQEHRKILRALARRASAAAQKTMQEHVRNAALRTGIAFVTPVSP, via the coding sequence ATGAATTCCATCGCCCAAGCCGTACCGGAAGCGGCCCTGCAGGCCATCCGCAAACTGATCAAGGAACAGGGCTTCGCAGCGGGCGATGCGTTGCCGTCCCAGCGCGACCTGGCGGTGCAGTTGGGCGTCAGCCGGGCGTCGTTGCGCGAGGCGTTATCGTCTCTGAGTGCCTTGGGCGTGGTCAGCGTGCAGCCCGGCAAAGGTGTGTTTGTGCAGGCGGCCGACGAGTCTCCGGGGTTTGCCTGGCCGTTCGCAGCCCAGGCCACGCCGCTGGATATCTTCCAGTTGCGCTATGCCTTGGAAGGGTTTGCTGCGGGGCTGGCTGCCGTGACGCTGACGGTCGAGGAGCTGGATGGCCTGCAAGATAATGTCGAGGCCATGCGCAAGGTGCTCAAGGCCGGCGACTTTGAAGCCGCCGCCCGGCTGGACTTCGAATTTCACCAGCGGATCCTGCTGGCCAGCGGTAACCAGGCGATGGTGAGCATCCTGAGTGCCAGCGCCGAGGTGTTCCTGGAGAGCCAGAAGCTACCGTTCATCCGGCCGGAACGGGCGATGGAAACCTGGCAGGAGCACCGCAAGATCCTGCGCGCGCTGGCCCGCCGCGCCAGCGCGGCGGCACAGAAAACCATGCAGGAACACGTGCGCAATGCGGCATTGCGCACGGGCATCGCGTTCGTCACGCCCGTGTCGCCCTGA
- a CDS encoding transporter substrate-binding domain-containing protein — MTKRYSALLTALFASLMLSQAPAQANGLDDIVARGTLKVAVPQDFPPFGSVGPDMKPRGLDIDTAKLLADQLKVKLELTPVNSTNRIPFLTTGKVDLVISSLGKNPEREKVIDFSKAYAPFYLAVFGPPDAAISSTDDLKGKTISVTRGAIEDIELTAVAPKEATIKRFEDNNSTIAAYLAGQVDLIASGNVVMVAISERNPKRVPALKVKLKDSPVYVGVNKNEPALLEKVNQILVAAKADGSLEKNAMQWLKEPLPADL; from the coding sequence ATGACCAAGCGCTACAGCGCCCTGCTCACTGCCCTGTTTGCCAGCCTGATGCTGAGCCAGGCACCCGCCCAGGCCAATGGTCTGGACGATATCGTCGCCCGTGGCACCCTCAAGGTCGCCGTGCCTCAGGACTTCCCGCCGTTCGGCTCGGTCGGCCCCGACATGAAGCCCCGCGGCCTGGACATCGACACGGCCAAGCTGCTGGCCGACCAACTCAAGGTCAAGCTGGAGCTGACCCCGGTCAACAGCACCAACCGTATTCCGTTCCTCACCACCGGCAAGGTCGACCTGGTGATTTCCAGCCTGGGCAAGAACCCCGAGCGGGAAAAGGTCATCGATTTCTCCAAGGCCTACGCGCCGTTCTACCTGGCCGTGTTCGGCCCACCTGACGCCGCCATCAGCAGCACCGACGACCTCAAGGGCAAGACCATCAGCGTGACCCGTGGCGCCATTGAAGACATCGAGCTGACCGCTGTTGCGCCCAAGGAAGCCACCATCAAGCGCTTTGAAGACAACAACTCGACCATCGCCGCCTACCTGGCCGGCCAGGTCGACCTGATCGCCAGCGGTAACGTGGTGATGGTGGCGATCAGTGAGCGCAACCCAAAACGCGTACCGGCGCTGAAAGTGAAACTCAAGGACTCGCCGGTGTACGTGGGCGTGAACAAGAACGAGCCGGCGCTGCTGGAGAAGGTCAACCAGATCCTGGTGGCGGCCAAGGCCGACGGCAGCCTGGAAAAGAATGCAATGCAGTGGCTTAAAGAGCCGCTGCCTGCTGATCTTTGA